A genome region from Sulfurovum sp. TSL6 includes the following:
- the rplK gene encoding 50S ribosomal protein L11 gives MAKKITEKFKMMIPAGSANPSPPVGPALGQRGVNIMEFCKAFNEKTKDKMGFNIPVIVTVYADRSFTFETKQPPASDLIKKAANIKKGTDNPLLNKVGTITKAKLDEIIDQKIVDLNTNDREMAANIIAGSCRSMGVEIVD, from the coding sequence ATGGCAAAAAAGATAACTGAAAAGTTCAAAATGATGATCCCAGCTGGATCAGCAAATCCATCACCACCAGTAGGTCCTGCACTTGGACAACGTGGTGTAAACATTATGGAGTTTTGTAAAGCTTTTAATGAAAAAACAAAAGATAAAATGGGGTTCAATATCCCTGTGATCGTTACAGTATATGCAGATAGAAGTTTTACATTTGAAACAAAACAACCACCTGCAAGTGACCTTATCAAAAAAGCAGCAAACATTAAAAAAGGTACAGATAATCCACTTCTTAATAAAGTTGGAACTATCACTAAAGCAAAACTTGATGAAATTATCGATCAGAAAATTGTTGATCTTAACACGAATGACAGAGAAATGGCAGCGAACATTATTGCTGGTTCTTGTAGAAGTATGGGTGTTGAAATCGTAGACTAG
- the rplA gene encoding 50S ribosomal protein L1 encodes MAKKPSKRREALLKIVDATKTYSVDEAMTTLKNLKSAKFDETVEVALNLNVDPRHADQMVRGSVVLPNGTGKTVRVAVFAKDAKADEAKAAGADLVGSTDLIESIQAGNIDFDIVISTPDMMGVLGKVARILGPKGLMPNPKTGTVTMDVAKAVENAKGGQVNFRVDKKGNIHAGIGKVSFSEEQIKENFVTLLETINKAKPASAKGRFITNGAISLTMSPSITLDTTELMDIK; translated from the coding sequence ATGGCAAAAAAACCAAGTAAAAGAAGAGAAGCACTACTTAAAATAGTAGATGCGACGAAAACATATAGTGTTGATGAAGCAATGACTACACTTAAAAACCTTAAATCAGCAAAATTTGATGAAACTGTAGAAGTGGCACTTAACTTAAATGTTGATCCAAGACATGCAGATCAAATGGTGAGAGGATCAGTTGTTCTTCCTAATGGAACTGGTAAAACAGTAAGAGTAGCAGTATTTGCAAAAGACGCTAAAGCGGATGAAGCTAAAGCAGCAGGTGCAGATTTGGTAGGTTCTACAGATCTTATCGAATCAATTCAGGCAGGTAATATCGATTTTGATATCGTAATTTCAACACCTGATATGATGGGTGTTCTTGGTAAAGTAGCAAGAATCCTTGGACCAAAAGGTCTTATGCCTAATCCTAAGACTGGTACAGTCACTATGGATGTTGCTAAAGCAGTTGAAAATGCTAAAGGTGGACAAGTTAACTTTAGAGTAGATAAAAAAGGTAACATCCATGCTGGTATTGGTAAAGTTTCTTTTTCAGAAGAGCAAATCAAAGAAAACTTTGTAACACTTCTTGAAACGATCAATAAAGCAAAACCTGCTTCGGCAAAAGGTAGATTTATCACAAATGGTGCGATTTCACTCACTATGAGTCCTTCAATCACACTTGATACTACTGAATTAATGGATATAAAATAA